In Betaproteobacteria bacterium, one genomic interval encodes:
- a CDS encoding response regulator yields the protein MRILITEDDVALGEALRYSLTHSGYAVDWMQNGALADRALRSNVFDLLILDLGLPQLDGYDVLKRLRKHDGRIPVLILSGRESAGDKVHGLDLGADDYLVKPFSLDELHARIRALLRRGKGSANPTIRAARLDFDTVERVARIGERALDLSMHETAVLESLLQRLGKVVSKEQLVERIYSYDRDVGTNAIEVYVHRLRRKIEGSGLAVKTLYGRGYALEATS from the coding sequence TTGCGTATCCTGATCACCGAAGACGATGTGGCGCTGGGCGAAGCGCTGCGCTACTCGTTGACCCACAGCGGGTACGCGGTCGACTGGATGCAAAACGGCGCGCTCGCGGATAGGGCCTTACGTAGCAACGTCTTCGACCTGCTGATCCTGGACCTCGGGCTGCCACAGCTCGACGGCTACGACGTGCTCAAACGCCTGCGCAAGCATGATGGCCGCATTCCGGTGCTCATCCTTTCCGGCCGTGAATCGGCCGGCGACAAGGTGCACGGGCTCGATCTGGGCGCCGACGATTACCTGGTGAAGCCGTTCTCGCTCGACGAGTTGCACGCCCGCATACGTGCTTTGCTGCGCAGGGGCAAGGGCTCGGCCAATCCGACCATCCGCGCGGCCAGGCTCGATTTCGATACGGTCGAGCGGGTCGCCCGCATCGGCGAGCGCGCGCTGGATCTCTCGATGCACGAAACCGCCGTGCTGGAATCGCTGCTGCAGCGGCTGGGCAAGGTCGTGAGCAAGGAGCAGCTGGTGGAGCGGATCTACAGCTACGATCGCGACGTCGGCACCAACGCGATCGAGGTGTACGTCCACCGCCTGCGCAGGAAGATCGAGGGCAGTGGGCTCGCCGTCAAGACTCTGTACGGGCGCGGGTACGCACTCGAAGCCACGTCGTAA
- a CDS encoding DUF4212 domain-containing protein, whose product MQLTEKHREYWRKNLTITFILLAIWFVATFVEGWYARELNQLSFLGFPLGFYMSAQGSLIIYVVLIWTYALYMNRLDREYGVQEGEED is encoded by the coding sequence ATGCAGTTGACCGAGAAACATCGTGAGTACTGGCGCAAGAACCTCACGATCACCTTCATCCTGCTCGCAATCTGGTTCGTCGCCACCTTCGTCGAAGGCTGGTATGCGCGGGAGCTGAACCAGCTGAGCTTCCTCGGCTTTCCGCTCGGCTTCTACATGTCCGCGCAAGGTTCCCTGATCATCTATGTCGTGCTCATCTGGACCTATGCGCTCTACATGAACCGGCTCGATCGCGAGTACGGCGTACAGGAAGGGGAGGAAGACTGA